One part of the Luteitalea sp. genome encodes these proteins:
- a CDS encoding anthranilate/aminodeoxychorismate synthase component II (TrpG; with TrpE catalyzes the formation of anthranilate and glutamate from chorismate and glutamine; TrpG provides the glutamine amidotransferase activity) yields MVLLIDNYDSFTFNLAQYLGELGAELRVTRNDQITLDEVAALRPEHIVISPGPGRPEHAGITVELVKRFAPTVPMLGVCLGHQAMGLAFGGRVVPAARLMHGKTSLVAHDGQGVFRGLDRTFVAARYHSLTVSTTEVPESLVVTASTVDDQTMMGLRHRVYPMYGVQFHPESVLTDVGRRILRNFLEISNVPHAA; encoded by the coding sequence ATGGTTCTCCTGATCGACAACTACGATTCGTTCACGTTCAACCTGGCGCAGTACCTCGGAGAGCTGGGCGCGGAGCTCCGTGTCACGCGGAACGACCAGATAACGCTCGATGAGGTTGCAGCGCTGCGGCCGGAGCACATCGTGATATCGCCAGGACCGGGACGGCCCGAGCATGCCGGCATCACGGTGGAGCTCGTCAAGCGCTTCGCCCCGACTGTACCGATGTTGGGCGTCTGCTTGGGGCACCAAGCGATGGGGCTGGCATTTGGTGGGCGCGTGGTGCCGGCCGCCCGTCTCATGCACGGCAAGACTTCGCTCGTGGCGCACGATGGCCAGGGCGTCTTTCGCGGGCTCGATCGCACGTTCGTGGCCGCCCGCTACCACTCGCTGACCGTGTCCACCACAGAGGTTCCGGAGTCGCTCGTCGTCACGGCGAGCACCGTCGACGATCAGACGATGATGGGCTTGCGGCACCGCGTGTATCCCATGTACGGGGTGCAGTTCCACCCGGAGTCGGTGCTGACCGATGTCGGCAGGCGCATTTTGAGAAACTTCCTCGAGATCAGCAATGTTCCGCACGCTGCTTGA